The following proteins are co-located in the Dyadobacter chenwenxiniae genome:
- a CDS encoding HAL/PAL/TAL family ammonia-lyase, giving the protein MNSISLAHIEQYAFEKKEFILAEDALNKVSKSFTFLTNFSKDKIIYGINTGFGPMAQYRIETDKLSNLQYNLIRSHSSGIGKPLNEIYARSVMVARLNSFLQANSGVSTGVIRQLIAFLNNGIVPEIFEHGSVGASGDLVQLSHLGLNLIGEGYVYEAGVRTKTADVLAKNNITLLKMELRDGLGLINGTSCMTGIAAINIIYAKRLLQWAVAASSMLNEVIEAFDDSFSKELNAVKHHKGQQVIAQQMRDFLAGSQLIRSREELFKDDTALQRKEFERKIQEYYSVRCVPQILGPVLDTLQYAQEVVENELNSTNDNPIVSPDDNNVFHGGNFHGDYISLEMDKVKIVLTKLSMLMERQLNFLMNSKLNGKFPPFLNAGTWGLNFGFQGVQFTATSTTAENQALSGSVYVHSIPNNNDNQDIVSMGTNSAVLAKQVLENSFQVMSIHIMAICQAIDLLEPEEKERLSPNAKSIYGQIRRHAHFVKEDVPQSESIAAVFEYIKETPFQL; this is encoded by the coding sequence ATGAATAGTATTTCCTTAGCTCATATCGAGCAGTATGCTTTTGAAAAGAAGGAATTTATCTTAGCCGAAGACGCCCTCAATAAAGTTTCTAAATCCTTTACATTTCTAACGAATTTCTCCAAAGATAAAATTATATACGGAATCAATACCGGGTTTGGTCCGATGGCCCAGTACCGGATCGAGACCGATAAATTGAGTAATCTTCAATACAATCTGATCCGCAGCCATTCCAGCGGCATAGGGAAGCCACTCAACGAAATTTATGCCCGAAGCGTGATGGTGGCGCGTCTGAATTCGTTTTTACAGGCCAATTCCGGCGTCAGCACCGGTGTGATCCGGCAGCTCATAGCGTTTTTAAATAATGGCATCGTTCCCGAAATTTTTGAACACGGCAGCGTCGGCGCAAGCGGGGACCTAGTGCAGCTTTCGCACCTGGGACTGAACCTGATCGGCGAGGGATATGTGTATGAGGCGGGCGTGCGGACCAAAACGGCCGATGTCTTGGCAAAGAACAACATTACCCTGCTCAAAATGGAGTTGCGTGACGGCCTTGGGCTGATCAACGGCACTTCATGCATGACAGGCATTGCGGCTATCAACATTATATATGCTAAAAGGCTGTTGCAATGGGCCGTTGCCGCATCATCGATGCTGAATGAGGTGATCGAAGCATTCGATGATTCGTTTTCTAAGGAATTGAATGCTGTAAAACACCATAAGGGCCAACAGGTGATTGCGCAGCAAATGCGTGATTTTTTGGCTGGAAGTCAGCTTATTCGCAGCCGGGAAGAGCTTTTTAAAGACGATACGGCATTGCAACGGAAAGAATTTGAGCGCAAAATCCAGGAATATTACTCTGTTCGCTGCGTTCCGCAAATTCTGGGTCCTGTGCTTGACACATTGCAATATGCGCAGGAAGTGGTTGAAAATGAGTTGAATTCGACCAATGACAATCCTATCGTCAGTCCGGACGACAACAACGTTTTTCACGGTGGTAATTTCCATGGCGATTACATTTCATTGGAAATGGATAAAGTGAAAATTGTGCTTACCAAGCTCTCAATGCTCATGGAACGTCAACTCAACTTCCTGATGAACAGTAAATTGAATGGCAAGTTTCCGCCGTTTCTGAATGCCGGGACATGGGGCTTGAATTTTGGATTCCAGGGCGTGCAGTTCACCGCAACCTCAACGACGGCGGAAAATCAGGCATTATCAGGGTCGGTTTACGTGCATAGCATTCCAAACAACAATGATAATCAGGACATTGTGAGTATGGGAACCAACAGTGCTGTTCTAGCCAAACAGGTTTTGGAAAACTCATTCCAAGTCATGTCAATCCACATTATGGCCATTTGCCAGGCGATTGATTTGCTGGAACCTGAGGAAAAAGAGCGTTTATCGCCCAATGCTAAATCCATTTACGGCCAGATCCGGCGACATGCGCATTTTGTAAAAGAAGACGTACCTCAGTCTGAAAGTATTGCTGCCGTTTTTGAGTATATCAAAGAAACCCCGTTTCAACTATGA
- the fabG gene encoding 3-oxoacyl-ACP reductase FabG — protein sequence MNCALVTGASRGLGRAIAVQLAKDHGLYILINYASNQAAAEETLAEIEASGGEGELLPFNVQTKAEVDEALNKWRERNEEKHISVLVNNAGITRDGLFMWMPEQDWDDVVNISAKGLFNVTQNAIQQMLRKRSGRIVNIASVSGMKGVAGQTNYSAAKGAIIAATKALAQEVAKRKITVNAVAPGFITSDMTKDLNEAELKQMIPMNRFGQAEEVAHLVSFLVSDKAAYITGEVININGGIYS from the coding sequence ATGAACTGTGCATTGGTAACAGGCGCATCAAGAGGATTGGGGCGTGCCATTGCGGTGCAGCTGGCAAAAGATCACGGACTTTATATACTGATCAATTATGCCTCAAACCAGGCTGCTGCCGAGGAAACGCTTGCTGAAATTGAAGCTAGCGGAGGAGAAGGAGAGTTGCTGCCATTCAATGTTCAGACAAAAGCGGAAGTGGATGAGGCGCTGAACAAGTGGAGAGAAAGAAACGAGGAAAAACATATCAGTGTTTTGGTCAATAACGCCGGAATTACGCGGGATGGGCTCTTTATGTGGATGCCTGAGCAGGACTGGGACGATGTGGTGAATATTTCGGCCAAAGGACTTTTCAATGTTACACAGAATGCAATCCAGCAAATGCTCAGAAAGCGTTCCGGCCGGATCGTGAACATTGCGTCGGTTTCGGGTATGAAAGGGGTTGCCGGACAAACTAATTATTCGGCTGCAAAAGGGGCAATTATTGCAGCCACAAAAGCGTTGGCACAGGAAGTCGCCAAGCGCAAGATCACGGTGAATGCGGTGGCGCCAGGTTTCATCACGAGTGATATGACCAAAGATCTAAATGAGGCCGAATTGAAACAAATGATCCCGATGAACCGTTTTGGACAGGCTGAGGAAGTCGCGCACCTGGTTAGTTTCCTGGTTTCAGATAAAGCCGCCTACATCACCGGCGAGGTAATTAATATCAACGGAGGAATTTATTCATAA
- a CDS encoding beta-ketoacyl-[acyl-carrier-protein] synthase family protein: MDHRVVVTGIGIYSCLGANLNEVTKSLYAGKSGIVFDQVRKDFGFRSALTGMVPEPDLKNYLSRRQRLGMHQPAIYAYMATRQALELSGLEVDFLETTETGIIYGNDSTAASVVEAVDKAKEKHDTTLIGSGAIFQNMNSTVNMNLSTIFKLKGINFTLSAACASGSHSIGMGYLMIRQGLQDRIICGGAQEINSAAMASFDGLGTFSMRESDPTKASRPFDRDRDGLIPSGGAATVILESYEAAVKRGAPILAELIGYGFSSNGDHISNPSIDGQTRSLRMAMTQAGIAASDVDYINAHATSTPVGDGSEARAIFDVFGSKTPVSSTKSMTGHECWMAGASEIVYSLLMMQNSFIAPNINFENPDEDSARINVVAQTKEQDINCFLSNSFGFGGTNSTLILKKID, translated from the coding sequence ATGGATCATAGAGTTGTCGTAACCGGAATAGGGATTTATTCTTGCCTGGGTGCAAACCTGAACGAGGTCACGAAATCGTTATATGCCGGCAAAAGCGGGATTGTTTTTGATCAGGTCAGGAAGGATTTTGGCTTTCGTTCCGCTTTAACGGGTATGGTTCCTGAGCCGGATTTGAAAAATTACCTGTCCAGAAGGCAGCGCCTGGGCATGCATCAGCCTGCGATCTACGCATACATGGCAACCCGCCAGGCGCTCGAACTGTCCGGGCTAGAGGTGGATTTCCTCGAAACCACAGAAACAGGCATCATTTATGGCAACGACAGCACCGCAGCATCCGTGGTGGAAGCAGTTGACAAGGCCAAAGAAAAGCACGACACGACATTAATCGGAAGCGGCGCTATTTTTCAAAACATGAATAGCACGGTCAATATGAACTTGTCGACGATCTTTAAGTTGAAGGGCATCAACTTTACGCTCAGCGCCGCTTGCGCGTCTGGTTCACATTCAATAGGAATGGGTTATCTGATGATCAGGCAGGGGTTACAGGACAGGATCATTTGCGGCGGTGCACAGGAGATTAATTCAGCTGCTATGGCTAGTTTTGATGGCCTGGGAACGTTCTCCATGCGCGAATCGGATCCCACAAAAGCATCCCGGCCCTTTGATCGGGACCGCGACGGGCTCATCCCGAGCGGCGGCGCAGCCACCGTCATTCTTGAATCTTACGAAGCCGCAGTGAAGCGCGGCGCTCCGATCCTGGCTGAGCTGATCGGTTACGGGTTCTCATCCAATGGTGACCATATTTCTAACCCAAGCATTGACGGACAAACCCGCTCTCTGCGAATGGCCATGACTCAGGCGGGCATTGCAGCCAGCGATGTAGATTACATTAACGCGCATGCAACGTCTACGCCGGTGGGCGACGGAAGTGAAGCCCGGGCTATTTTTGATGTGTTTGGTAGTAAAACGCCCGTGAGTTCAACCAAATCCATGACAGGTCACGAATGCTGGATGGCCGGCGCGAGCGAGATTGTGTATTCTCTGTTGATGATGCAAAATTCCTTTATTGCACCGAACATCAACTTCGAAAATCCCGACGAAGATTCGGCCCGGATCAACGTCGTGGCACAAACTAAAGAGCAGGATATCAATTGCTTCCTATCTAATTCATTTGGTTTTGGTGGGACAAATTCTACGCTGATTCTCAAAAAGATCGACTGA
- a CDS encoding phosphopantetheine-binding protein, with product MYVNDVKMSWEEVIEETRDFLSEEFEVDRNLILPENSLKETLDLDSLDYVDLVVLIEENLNIKITGEDFKEIVTFGDFYQLVRKKLNL from the coding sequence ATGTATGTTAACGACGTAAAAATGAGTTGGGAAGAAGTTATCGAAGAAACGAGGGATTTTTTATCTGAGGAGTTTGAGGTGGACCGGAATCTGATTCTTCCTGAAAACAGTCTCAAAGAAACGCTCGATTTGGACAGTCTTGACTATGTGGATCTCGTTGTGCTCATTGAAGAAAATCTTAACATTAAAATTACCGGTGAGGATTTCAAAGAGATTGTAACATTCGGCGATTTCTATCAGCTTGTCCGTAAGAAACTAAATTTGTAG
- a CDS encoding LpxL/LpxP family acyltransferase produces MSRWDGKTKGSLAGYKIFLFFINTLGLNFAYGLLQLVTYYYYLFAKKQRSALLDFYQNILHFPVAKAKKLARKNFYIFGQTLVDRAAFLLGKTEHFTHVFENEQYLIDIREGGKGGILLSAHLGNWETAGNLLKGRVTPTINIVMLDAEVESIKQFMDTSTGGSRFKVIAIKEDLSHIIAIRNALVNNEFIAIHSDRYLDGAKFIELDFLGKKAKFPYGPFVIASKFDAPVTFVFAAKDGKYSYHLSATMPITDKLKPEEIARLYVAELERKVQEYPEQWFNYFNFYV; encoded by the coding sequence ATGAGCCGTTGGGATGGTAAGACCAAAGGATCATTAGCGGGTTATAAAATTTTTCTCTTCTTTATCAATACGCTTGGGCTGAACTTTGCCTACGGGCTTTTGCAACTGGTAACATACTATTATTATCTGTTTGCAAAAAAGCAAAGAAGCGCCTTGCTGGACTTTTACCAAAATATCCTTCATTTTCCTGTTGCGAAGGCCAAAAAGCTGGCCAGAAAGAATTTTTACATTTTCGGCCAAACATTGGTTGACCGTGCCGCATTTTTGCTTGGCAAGACCGAGCATTTTACGCATGTTTTTGAAAATGAGCAATATCTGATTGATATCCGCGAAGGTGGAAAAGGGGGAATATTACTGAGTGCGCATCTGGGCAATTGGGAAACGGCCGGGAACTTGCTGAAAGGGCGCGTTACGCCAACCATTAACATTGTCATGCTGGATGCGGAAGTTGAAAGTATCAAACAGTTTATGGACACGTCGACAGGCGGTTCGCGCTTTAAAGTAATTGCGATCAAGGAAGACCTTTCCCACATTATAGCGATTCGTAATGCGCTGGTTAATAATGAATTCATAGCCATCCATTCCGATCGTTATCTCGACGGCGCGAAATTTATTGAACTGGATTTCCTTGGAAAAAAAGCAAAGTTCCCCTATGGGCCATTTGTGATCGCTTCCAAGTTTGATGCACCGGTAACATTTGTGTTTGCAGCAAAAGATGGTAAATACAGCTACCACCTGAGCGCAACAATGCCGATTACCGACAAATTAAAACCAGAAGAAATCGCCAGATTATACGTGGCAGAGCTGGAACGAAAAGTGCAGGAATATCCCGAACAATGGTTTAACTATTTCAACTTTTATGTTTAA